One window of the Lactococcus lactis genome contains the following:
- the psiE gene encoding phosphate-starvation-inducible protein PsiE — MKNFFNHIELKFANLLSKISFMLLMVVGLLMVYFLFREVYNLVLLAFLSESEVHYYDILESILSFFIFFEFLTLIITSLRNKGHVSLIFLLSLGITSLIRLLLTYHERLVGVLLIASAILILIIGVFVLKKFVFPNDDTADYF; from the coding sequence ATGAAAAATTTTTTTAATCATATTGAACTAAAATTTGCTAATCTATTATCGAAAATTAGTTTTATGTTGCTTATGGTAGTAGGGCTTTTGATGGTTTATTTTCTATTTAGAGAAGTTTATAATCTTGTTTTACTTGCTTTTCTTTCTGAGAGTGAGGTTCATTATTATGATATTTTGGAAAGTATTCTCTCCTTCTTTATCTTCTTTGAATTTTTAACTTTGATTATCACTTCATTGAGAAATAAAGGACATGTGTCATTAATTTTCCTCTTATCACTCGGGATTACTTCACTGATTCGACTGTTGTTAACCTATCATGAACGATTAGTTGGAGTATTATTGATTGCTAGTGCTATTTTGATATTAATTATTGGTGTCTTTGTCTTAAAGAAATTTGTTTTTCCAAATGATGATACAGCAGACTATTTCTAA